One Meles meles chromosome 11, mMelMel3.1 paternal haplotype, whole genome shotgun sequence DNA segment encodes these proteins:
- the LOC123952707 gene encoding 40S ribosomal protein S29-like, whose amino-acid sequence MGHQQFYWSHLRKYGQGFCCVCSNPHGLIQIHKLNTHGQCFYQYSRDIGFIKLN is encoded by the coding sequence ATGGGTCACCAGCAGTTCTACTGGAGCCATCTGAGGAAATATGGCCAGGGTTTTTGTTGCGTCTGCTCGAACCCACATGGTCTGATCCAGATACACAAACTCAATACACATGGCCAGTGTTTCTACCAGTACTCAAGGGATATAGGCTTCATTAAGTTGAATTAA